In Liquorilactobacillus hordei DSM 19519, the following proteins share a genomic window:
- a CDS encoding oligosaccharide flippase family protein has product MNVKNKTANFVLKGATTLTVAALIGKILSAIYRVPFQNLVGNRGFYIYQQIYPLYGIAMTIGLSGLPVYISKIIAKEETDTRKKEQATILLEILFIFGLLVFVVLYLGATRIAGLMGDSRLDELIKSVSWLYLLVPLLSVARGYNQGMQEMTPTALSQLVEQLVRICVIITVALLGISHKWSLYRIGSSAFLGSIIGAICALVFFFSFFKEIFKFKYHRNMSVILQAMKGLFSEGLLICFFAGILVLLQLIDSFTLKKALQAAGYSMKNAENLKGVYDRSQTFLQLGLVVSTSFSTSLLPMLIKNRMEHDKLKFKQNIRLIYRICIWTSMAVTSGLIILMPSLNKALFSSEQGSMALSISMLTIIFTGVILLDNAILQSANSYKKNIIVLVAIIAIKFLTNYQFTLHLGIIGAAVSSVLSVAIGTFFSGRSLRKIGLNRQLDRKFIKKVILFSIIMIIVVSLVISLTNQFGNSRVYSFMQCIIGVVIGAASYVTTTRCGNLFSDREWRSIPGGEYILKIFKKRMDN; this is encoded by the coding sequence ATGAACGTGAAAAACAAAACAGCTAATTTTGTACTCAAAGGGGCAACTACATTAACGGTAGCTGCCCTAATTGGAAAAATATTAAGTGCTATTTATCGTGTTCCTTTTCAAAATCTAGTTGGAAATAGAGGTTTCTATATATATCAGCAGATATACCCATTGTATGGAATTGCGATGACAATCGGTCTTTCTGGTTTACCCGTCTATATTTCTAAGATAATTGCAAAAGAAGAGACAGATACTAGGAAAAAAGAACAGGCAACAATTTTATTAGAGATACTATTTATATTTGGACTACTAGTTTTTGTAGTGCTTTATTTAGGAGCAACTAGAATTGCCGGTCTGATGGGAGACAGTAGACTGGATGAACTAATAAAAAGTGTTTCATGGTTGTATTTGCTTGTTCCATTGCTTTCTGTTGCAAGAGGGTATAATCAAGGAATGCAAGAGATGACGCCAACAGCTCTTTCACAATTGGTTGAGCAATTGGTTCGTATATGCGTAATTATTACTGTTGCTCTTTTGGGAATTTCTCATAAGTGGTCACTTTATCGAATTGGGAGTTCAGCTTTTTTGGGTTCTATAATTGGAGCAATCTGTGCTTTGGTCTTTTTTTTCAGCTTTTTCAAAGAAATTTTTAAATTCAAGTATCATAGAAATATGTCAGTGATACTTCAAGCGATGAAGGGCTTATTTTCAGAGGGATTGCTAATTTGTTTTTTCGCGGGAATTCTTGTTTTGCTACAACTAATTGATTCTTTTACTTTAAAAAAGGCACTACAAGCAGCTGGGTATTCAATGAAAAATGCTGAAAACCTAAAGGGAGTCTACGATCGTTCGCAAACTTTTCTCCAATTAGGCCTAGTTGTTTCGACAAGTTTTTCGACAAGTTTATTGCCGATGCTAATTAAAAATCGAATGGAACATGATAAATTGAAGTTTAAACAAAATATTCGATTGATTTATCGAATTTGTATATGGACATCAATGGCTGTGACTAGCGGATTAATAATTTTAATGCCTAGTCTTAACAAAGCTTTGTTTTCTTCGGAACAAGGTAGTATGGCGTTAAGTATTAGCATGCTGACAATCATTTTTACAGGTGTTATTTTATTAGATAATGCAATATTACAGAGTGCAAATAGTTATAAAAAAAATATTATTGTTCTAGTAGCAATAATAGCAATTAAATTTTTGACGAATTATCAATTTACATTGCATCTGGGAATTATTGGTGCGGCAGTCTCTAGTGTATTAAGTGTGGCAATCGGTACTTTCTTTTCAGGAAGGTCATTGAGAAAAATTGGGCTTAATCGTCAATTGGACCGAAAGTTTATAAAGAAAGTCATTTTGTTTTCCATTATAATGATTATAGTAGTTTCCTTGGTAATTAGTTTGACTAATCAATTTGGAAACTCACGCGTTTACAGCTTTATGCAATGTATTATTGGAGTTGTGATAGGAGCAGCTTCTTATGTTACAACAACTAGATGTGGTAATTTGTTTAGTGACAGGGAATGGAGAAGCATTCCTGGTGGAGAATATATATTGAAAATTTTCAAAAAAAGGATGGATAATTAA
- a CDS encoding RNA-binding S4 domain-containing protein yields MRLDKFLKVSRIIKRRTVAKEIADKGRITIDDKIAKSSTDVAVGDKLTISFGNKTLTVRVISLKETVKKDEATELYEIIAEDFKENFK; encoded by the coding sequence ATGAGACTAGATAAATTTTTAAAAGTTTCTCGTATTATAAAAAGAAGAACCGTGGCAAAAGAAATTGCAGATAAAGGAAGAATTACAATTGATGATAAAATAGCGAAATCATCAACTGATGTAGCAGTTGGAGACAAACTAACTATTTCTTTTGGCAATAAAACGTTGACTGTGAGAGTAATTTCTTTAAAAGAAACGGTAAAAAAAGACGAAGCAACAGAATTGTATGAAATTATTGCGGAAGATTTTAAAGAAAACTTCAAATAA
- a CDS encoding FtsB family cell division protein gives MATGQKIRTLNNSFYRASEEKQRQTGYQKRIRRVHKKRFITIILAFFLVTLFFGYQIVNTKLLTSNLNKQITTSHKKLDKVRTQRTDLKQEVKQLNDKNYLEKIIREKYYYSKDGETIYSLPNNSLGQK, from the coding sequence ATGGCAACAGGTCAAAAAATAAGAACATTAAATAATTCTTTTTACCGTGCTAGTGAAGAAAAGCAAAGACAAACCGGCTATCAAAAACGAATTAGACGAGTCCATAAGAAACGTTTTATTACAATTATCCTAGCATTTTTTTTAGTAACCTTATTTTTTGGTTACCAAATTGTAAATACGAAATTATTAACGAGCAACTTGAATAAGCAGATAACTACATCACATAAGAAACTTGATAAAGTTAGAACGCAAAGAACAGATTTGAAGCAAGAAGTAAAACAGTTGAATGATAAAAATTATCTTGAGAAGATAATTAGGGAGAAATATTATTATTCAAAAGATGGGGAAACAATTTATAGTTTGCCAAATAATAGCTTAGGACAAAAATAA
- a CDS encoding S1 domain-containing RNA-binding protein has protein sequence MSIEVGAKVTGKVSGITNFGAFVDLGDKKNGLVHISEVSDGYVKDIHDVLSIGDEVTVKVLSIAEDGKISLSIRKAVAVVPHHEKAQTTHTTRTDRGNNYHSGGTDVKTHNHSGQRQGYKKTEYKKVNETKKTDFDSLLSGFLKDSEVRLTSLKRNTEGKRGGRGGRRS, from the coding sequence ATGTCAATTGAAGTGGGAGCTAAGGTTACAGGCAAGGTTTCAGGGATAACGAATTTTGGTGCATTTGTTGATTTGGGCGATAAAAAGAACGGATTGGTCCATATCAGTGAAGTATCTGATGGGTATGTTAAAGACATTCATGATGTTTTGAGCATTGGTGATGAGGTTACAGTCAAAGTTTTATCGATTGCTGAAGATGGAAAGATTAGTCTCTCAATTAGAAAAGCAGTTGCAGTTGTCCCTCATCATGAGAAAGCACAAACGACACATACAACTCGAACAGATCGTGGCAATAACTATCATTCTGGTGGAACAGACGTGAAGACACATAATCATAGTGGACAACGTCAAGGTTATAAAAAAACAGAATATAAAAAAGTGAACGAAACCAAGAAGACAGATTTTGATTCATTGCTGTCAGGTTTTTTGAAAGATAGTGAAGTTCGTTTGACATCATTAAAAAGAAATACAGAAGGCAAGCGCGGTGGCCGTGGAGGCCGTCGTAGTTAA
- the tilS gene encoding tRNA lysidine(34) synthetase TilS — MRNLRQSFLADFGKYCSDKRVLVAVSTGVDSMVLLNLLISLPPRIRPIIEVAYVDHKLRLESIEETKYIKDFCENQNLELHCLEWKTEDHPKTGIEAAARKVRYNFFAETMKKTGINTLLTAHHADDQAETFLMKLIRGGDLQQLQGIRIVRRFAEGRLIRLLLNYSKTEIREYAQKNNLIYFEDVTNNSNDYLRNRIRHLIVPKMKAENSKFLEHIQSYEQQLSILLQATGEQVDTYLANMQVGEDTFSIDTWSSLSKSWQSLVIKKLLERYSKKLDEKTLEQVENLLSNRKKPQGFVDLGTNGFFIKKYNLFYFANKYHVEDEKTIKYELELNKWITLSKEEKIGVFFNRRPPILKTDQVFYFSNPKLLPLIVRHRNQGDRIHTKVGTQKLKKILINDKVPQEAREKVWVITTGENLILWVPNVRKSDLSESQVNDKMQYMIIFRNKV; from the coding sequence ATGAGAAATCTAAGACAAAGTTTTTTAGCAGATTTTGGAAAATATTGTTCTGATAAAAGGGTGCTAGTAGCTGTCTCAACAGGTGTGGATTCAATGGTTTTACTGAATTTATTAATTAGTTTGCCACCGAGAATTAGACCAATAATTGAAGTAGCCTACGTGGATCATAAGCTAAGATTAGAGAGTATAGAAGAAACAAAATACATCAAAGATTTTTGTGAAAACCAAAATCTCGAGCTTCATTGCTTGGAATGGAAAACTGAGGATCATCCGAAAACAGGAATTGAAGCGGCAGCAAGAAAAGTCCGTTATAATTTTTTTGCAGAAACCATGAAGAAAACAGGTATTAACACTTTATTGACAGCACACCATGCGGATGATCAGGCAGAGACATTTCTTATGAAGCTCATAAGAGGAGGCGATCTTCAGCAGCTGCAAGGAATTAGAATTGTCAGGCGATTCGCTGAAGGACGACTAATCAGACTTTTATTGAATTATTCAAAGACTGAAATCAGAGAGTATGCGCAAAAGAATAATCTTATTTATTTTGAAGATGTAACTAATAATTCTAATGATTATTTGCGAAATCGAATTAGACATTTGATTGTTCCTAAGATGAAGGCTGAAAATTCGAAATTTTTAGAGCATATTCAATCATATGAGCAGCAACTGTCTATATTATTACAGGCAACTGGAGAACAGGTTGATACTTATTTAGCAAATATGCAAGTGGGTGAGGATACTTTTTCAATTGATACATGGTCTTCTTTGAGTAAAAGTTGGCAATCTTTAGTTATAAAGAAACTTCTTGAAAGATACTCGAAAAAATTGGATGAGAAAACCTTAGAGCAGGTTGAGAATCTATTAAGCAATCGTAAAAAACCACAAGGATTTGTTGACCTTGGAACAAATGGATTTTTTATAAAAAAATATAATTTATTTTATTTTGCCAATAAATATCACGTTGAAGATGAAAAAACAATTAAGTATGAGTTAGAATTAAATAAATGGATAACTCTTAGTAAGGAAGAAAAAATAGGTGTTTTTTTCAACAGAAGACCCCCAATTTTGAAAACCGATCAAGTATTTTATTTTTCAAATCCAAAGTTATTACCTCTAATAGTTAGACATCGTAATCAAGGCGATCGGATTCATACTAAAGTTGGTACACAAAAGCTGAAAAAAATATTGATTAATGATAAAGTACCGCAAGAAGCCCGTGAAAAAGTATGGGTAATTACTACTGGAGAAAATCTAATTTTATGGGTGCCAAATGTTAGGAAATCAGATTTGTCAGAGAGTCAGGTAAATGATAAAATGCAATACATGATAATTTTTAGGAATAAAGTCTAG
- the hpt gene encoding hypoxanthine phosphoribosyltransferase — MNEDIKEVLYSKQQIEEVSKKIGVQLTNDYADKKPLVICVLKGAVLFMADIIRKIDTYVEIDFMDVSSYGEATVSSGEVKIIKDLDVPVEGRDILIVEDIIDTGKTLQCLVNLLKHRKAASVKICTLLDKPERRMEGIIPDYVGFQVPNEFVVGYGLDYKGMYRNLPYVGILKSEVYENN, encoded by the coding sequence ATGAACGAGGATATCAAAGAAGTTCTTTACAGTAAGCAACAAATAGAAGAAGTTTCTAAGAAAATTGGTGTACAATTGACTAATGATTATGCAGACAAAAAACCTTTAGTTATTTGTGTGCTAAAGGGTGCTGTTTTATTTATGGCAGATATCATTAGGAAAATTGATACATATGTTGAGATTGACTTTATGGATGTCTCAAGTTATGGGGAAGCAACTGTTTCTTCAGGAGAAGTTAAAATAATCAAGGATTTAGATGTACCGGTTGAAGGTAGAGACATCTTAATTGTTGAAGATATTATTGATACTGGAAAAACATTGCAATGCTTAGTCAACCTTTTGAAACATCGAAAAGCAGCATCGGTAAAAATTTGTACGTTGTTGGATAAACCTGAACGGAGAATGGAAGGTATTATACCAGATTATGTGGGTTTTCAGGTGCCCAATGAATTTGTGGTTGGATATGGACTTGATTACAAAGGGATGTACCGTAATCTTCCATATGTCGGTATTTTAAAATCAGAAGTTTATGAGAACAATTAA